A single Leguminivora glycinivorella isolate SPB_JAAS2020 chromosome 25, LegGlyc_1.1, whole genome shotgun sequence DNA region contains:
- the LOC125239479 gene encoding uncharacterized protein LOC125239479: MPKPKRSVREKIERYKRKLQDLEVRSDVRKKRRRHQSVLSSNESDVSEQGEHHLQNLDQGLEVENMDYDPGVYEEGTPPEEEPAPAVPAETAAPADPAAPVPDQVDAPAQPAPPATEGSDQPPLDPTLLAALGESTSETPDYGTSVHDSLANLWLPILKKGLAKDNKDTLLKEHLVPINCKLLQAPKLNAEIAAAVTEVVRGRDKKYVAVQQQLGQGIAAVSRAMDILLKTENKVEALKYLRGARRVSQDEPAAGDASPVRQHGCRDPSTSAGQVESTCSTPVAQTTPPLAHQPYPGCRDAISKAFSRRGVPTEAIPLTLASLSENTIKQYNVSLKLWWEFCNVHSIEVLEPSITSILTFLTGEFNKGCSYGTLNSHRSALALLLPNVSSDERVKRLLKGVFRLKPSLPKYNNTWDPQVVLDLVSTWYPNTELTLEKLTKKLAILLAICTAHRVQTFSLIKIENIHITENLIKISIPDLIKTSAPGREQPLLNIPYFRENLSICPALTLKDYILVTQNKRAGNQGTLLLTYKAPHRAATSQTVGRWIRQVLAAAGVDVSRFGAHSTRHASTSAASAAGVSIEVIRKAAGWTAKSQTFSKFYNRPLQDGNNDAFAKAVCFGNNISD, encoded by the exons ATGCCGAAGCCTAAGCGTAGTGTTCGTGAAAAAATTGAACGATACAAGAGGAAACTTCAAGATTTAGAAGTTAGAAGTGACGTTAGAAAGAAACGTCGTAGACATCAATCCGTGTTATCTTCAAACGAGTCGGATGTCAGTGAACAAG gTGAACATCACCTACAAAACCTAGACCAAGGTCTAGAGGTTGAAAATATGGATTACGATCCTGGCGTTTATGAAGAAGGGACTCCTCCAGAGGAAGAGCCCGCCCCGGCCGTGCCCGCCGAAACGGCCGCGCCAGCGGACCCGGCCGCGCCGGTGCCTGACCAAGTCGACGCGCCCGCGCAGCCCGCGCCGCCGGCCACTGAGGGCTCCGATCAGCCGCCCCTTGACCCTACGCTGCTTGCAGCGCTCGGTGAATCTACCTCCGAAACGCCTGACTACGGAACAAGCGTTCATGATAGTCTCGCCAATTTATGGCTACCTATTTTAAAGAAAGGTTTGGCGAAAGACAATAAGGATACACTCCTTAAGGAACATCTAGTTCCTATTAACTGTAAATTATTACAAGCGCCCAAGCTTAACGCCGAGATAGCGGCCGCTGTAACAGAGGTAGTACGTGGACGGGACAAAAAATATGTCGCCGTACAACAACAACTCGGTCAAGGCATAGCAGCTGTCAGTCGAGCCATGGATATCCTTTTGAAGACTGAGAACAAAGTTGAAGCCCTCAAATATTTGA GGGGGGCGAGGAGGGTATCGCAGGACGaacccgccgccggcgacgcGTCGCCCGTACGTCAACACGGCTGCCGCGACCCGTCAACCAGCGCCGGCCAAGTCGAGAGCACCTGCAGCACACCAGTAGCTCAG ACGACCCCACCGCTTGCACACCAGCCTTACCCTGGCTGCCGCGACGCTATCAGCAAGGCCTTCTCACGCCGCGGCGTTCCTACGGAAGCGATCCCATTGACTTTAGCTTCTCTTTCGGAGAACacaataaaacaatataatgtGTCACTAAAACTCTGGTGGGAGTTTTGTAACGTACATAGTATAGAAGTACTAGAACCGTCAATTACGTCAATACTCACGTTCTTGACAGGTGAATTCAACAAAGGCTGTTCTTACGGAACATTAAACAGTCATCGCTCTGCGTTGGCTCTCTTGCTGCCTAATGTTAGTTCTGATGAACGTGTTAAGAGATTACTCAAGGGTGTATTTAGACTAAAACCTAGTttgccaaaatataataatacgtGGGATCCACAAGTTGTTCTTGATTTAGTATCGACGTGGTATCCTAATACTGAACTTACCCTTGAGAAATTGACTAAAAAACTTGCAATTTTACTCGCAATTTGTACAGCTCACCGAGTACAAACGTTCTCattaattaaaattgaaaatatacaTATCACAGAGAACTTAATCAAAATTTCAATACCTGATTTGATAAAAACCTCTGCACCTGGTCGAGAACAGCCTCTATTGAATATACCTTACTTTAGAGAAAATCTAAGCATTTGTCCTGCCCTAACTCTCAAAGACTATATTTTGGTAACACAAAATAAGAGAGCCGGGAACCAGGGCACACTATTACTGACGTATAAAGCTCCCCACAGAGCAGCCACAAGCCAAACTGTGGGAAGATGGATACGGCAGGTGCTAGCAGCGGCGGGAGTGGACGTGTCCAGGTTCGGCGCGCACAGCACGCGGCACGCGTCCACGTCGGCCGCGAGCGCCGCCGGGGTGTCCATAGAGGTCATCCGCAAAGCTGCTGGATGGACAGCTAAATCTCagactttttcaaaattttataatagGCCGTTACAAGACGGCAACAATGATGCGTTTGCTAAAGCTGTGTGCTTCGGTAATAATATATCTGATTAA